In Temnothorax longispinosus isolate EJ_2023e chromosome 10, Tlon_JGU_v1, whole genome shotgun sequence, a single window of DNA contains:
- the Syx16 gene encoding syntaxin-16 has translation MATRNLTEPFVLMRNNALQSRHIYAEQNLTDRAALVESDSGASDNVELRGVSGDSSAPPAWADALEETQYILSRLRVKIDSLVELHSKQLTRPTLDDTSQEERQMEQLTREIGRAFSSGYRQVQTIKSAGRHESKPTERRLAASAVMALSTALQELGLRYRAAQNHYLTQVKSREERNNQFFAEDQSLLNNVATDPWLMELNEAAGDYWQRSEQRQDSVLLQLEEPEDRMKLAMEREEQIGSIVQSIGDLKHIFKDLAVMVQDQGTILDRIDYNLEQTQVQVQEGYKQLKKADSYQKANKKLYCIVILAAAIILLSFLFVIFKT, from the exons ATGGCCACGAGGAACCTGACCGAGCCCTTCGTTTTAATGCGAAACAATGCTCTGCAGAGCAGGCACATTTACGCCGAACAG AATCTTACCGATCGCGCGGCACTGGTGGAATCAGATTCTGGCGCATCCGACAATGTCGAACTCAGGGGTGTTAGCGGGGACAGCAGTGCACCGCCTGCCTGGGCGGACGCTTTGGAGGAGACGCAGTACATCTTGAGCAGATTGCGGGTGAAGATAGACAGCCTGGTCGAGCTGCACTCTAAGCAGCTTACCAGGCCCACCCTGGACGATACATCTCAG GAAGAGAGGCAAATGGAGCAGCTGACACGAGAGATCGGACGTGCGTTCTCCAGTGGCTATAGACAAGTACAAACAATTAAGTCGGCCGGCAGGCACGAAAGTAAACCTACGGAACGTCGTCTAGCTGCCAGCGCGGTAATGGCCCTCTCGACTGCCTTGCAGGAGTTAGGTCTTCGATATAGAGCAGCGCAGAATCATTATCTGACAC AGGTGAAATCAAGAGAGGAGAGGAACAACCAGTTCTTCGCGGAAGACCaatctcttttaaataatgtagCAACCGATCCTTGGTTGATGGAATTGAACGAGGCAGCTGGTGATTATTGGCAAAGAAGTGAGCAACGGCAGGACTCGGTTTTATTACAATTGGAGGAGCCGGAAGATAGAATGAAATTGGCGATGGAGAGGGAGGAACAGATTGGAAGTATAGTTCAAAGTATAGGAGacttaaaacatattttcaag GATCTTGCAGTAATGGTACAGGATCAGGGTACTATTTTAGACCGGATCGATTACAATCTCGAGCAAACGCAAGTGCAAGTACAAGAGGGCTACAAACAATTAAAGAAAGCCGACTCGTATCAGAAGgccaataaaaaattgtactgCATCGTGATTCTCGCGGCagctattatattacttaGCTTCCTGTTCGTCATATTTAAAACGTAG
- the Bcn92 gene encoding LYR motif-containing protein 4 homolog produces the protein MNPGRDAILSLYRNLIRESKKWSSYNYRMYALRKVRHEFKENKALEDKEKVRQCYAKGQEALTMIKKQVILGNLYSTRLLVIETKSKLIK, from the exons atgaatCCTGGTCGAGACGCGATTCTGAGCCTCTATCGGAATTTAATCCGAGAAAGCAAGAAGTGGAGCTCGTACAATTATAG AATGTATGCACTGCGAAAAGTACGACACGAGTTCAAGGAGAACAAGGCGTTGGAGGATAAAGAGAAGGTTAGGCAGTGTTACGCGAAAGGGCAGGAGGCGCTAACAATGATCAAGAAACAGGTCATATTAGGCAATCTCTACAGCACTAGGCTTTTGGTAATTGAAACCAAAAGCaaactaataaaatag
- the Phers-m gene encoding probable phenylalanine--tRNA ligase, mitochondrial → MWCITCRFCKETLINNVKTAYRAASVAANVNKSNELVLLGQKYATDDWTNVTPNIVAKLGRNLHVQQYHPLSHLRQRIVNFFYGQFRSKSGTPSFSIYDNLCPVVSVAQNFDSLLVPKDHPSRKKADCYFVNRDTLLRAHTTAHQAELISMGLNNFLVVGDVYRRDEIDSTHYPIFHQVDAVRLRTSREIFRDTNDSEGLQLFEHRGTESDEKQACHSLEAVKVMEQELKGTLTSLAQAIFGKDVQCRWVDQYFPFTHPSWELEILYNDNWLEILGCGIMRQEILQRSGAVDRIGWAFGLGLERLAMRLYSIPDIRLFWSNDAGFLNQFKVDDPNARIQYKPVSIYPPCTNDISFWLPEDGSYSSNDFYDIAREIGGDFIEQILLKDKFTHPKTKKTSHCYSVIYRHMERTLFQSEVNRIHDKIGKAVAAKLNVIIR, encoded by the exons atgTG gTGCATCACGTGTCGCTTTTGCAAGGAAACCCTGATAAACAATGTCAAAACAGCCTATAGGGCGGCCTCAGTTGCCGCCAATGTTAACAAGAGCAACGAGCTGGTGCTCTTGGGTCAGAAGTACGCGACGGACGACTGGACGAATGTCACCCCGAATATCGTCGCCAAATTGGGGAGAAACCTGCACGTTCAGCAATACCATCCGCTCTCGCATTTACGTCAGCGCATCGTGAATTTCTTTTACGGACAGTTCCGCAGTAAAAGCGGGACCCCGTCGTTCAGCATCTATGACAATCTGTGTCCCGTGGTTAGCGTCGCGCAAAACTTCGACTCCCTTCTCGTGCCGAAGGATCATCCGAGTAGAAAGAAAGCCGACTGTTACTTCGTGAATCGGGACACGCTGCTGAGAGCGCACACCACCGCGCATCAGGCCGAGCTGATCTCGATGGGATTGAATAACTTTCTCGTCGTCGGGGACGTGTACCGACGCGACGAGATCGACAGCACGCATTACCCGATTTTTCACCAGGTCGACGCGGTCAGATTGCGCACGTCGCGAGAGATATTTCGCGACACGAACGACTCCGAAGGTCTGCAGCTGTTCGAGCACAGAGGGACGGAGAGCGACGAGAAGCAGGCTTGTCATAGTTTGGAAGCGGTGAAAGTTATGGAGCAGGAACTGAAGGGTACCCTAACTAGTCTGGCACAAGCTATCTTTGGGAAAG ATGTGCAGTGCCGATGGGTCGATCAATATTTCCCATTCACGCATCCGTCGTGGGAGCTAGAAATATTGTACAACGACAATTGGCTCGAAATACTCGGCTGTGGGATTATGCGTCAGGAAATTCTACAGAGATCCGGCGCCGTGGATCGGATCGGATGGGCATTCGGTCTCGGCTTGGAACGTTTGGCCATGCGCCTATATAGCATTCCGGACATAAGATTATTCTGGAGCAACGACGCGGGCTTCCTAAATCAGTTCAAAGTAGACGATCCTAATGCACGTATCCAATACAAG cCTGTCAGTATATATCCACCTTGTACCAACGACATAAGTTTCTGGTTGCCGGAAGACGGAAGTTATTCTTCTAATGACTTCTACGATATAGCCCGAGAAATAGGCGGCGATTTCATCGAACAGATTTTATTGAAGGATAAATTCACGCATCCAAAGACCAAGAAAACATCTCATTGCTACAGCGTAATCTATAGACACATGGAGCGTACATTGTTTCAGAGCGAAGTTAATAGAATTCATGATAAAATAGGAAAAGCGGTAGCCGCTAAACTCAATGTAATTATCCGGTAA